The Agromyces hippuratus genome has a window encoding:
- a CDS encoding A/G-specific adenine glycosylase, protein MPRTPGPDAIAPAVVAWFADAARPLPWRAADVSPWAVLVSEFMLQQTQVSRVVPRWEAWIERWPTPAALAAEPPSEAVRAWDRLGYPRRALWLHRAAVEIVERHGGEVPADLDALLALQGIGPYTARAIAAFAFGLRVPVVDTNTRRVIARSVSGQAEPGPPSTKRDLAAMAELLPRDDDTARRFNAGAMELGATVCTARAPECDSCPIAGSCAWRAAGYPAYAGPRKAVQARFAGSDRQVRGLVMRELRAAHRPVGRAELEPVWADSAQLDRALTTLVADGLAVRDVEGYRLPEG, encoded by the coding sequence ATGCCCCGAACGCCAGGCCCCGATGCGATCGCCCCCGCCGTGGTCGCCTGGTTCGCGGACGCCGCGCGACCGTTGCCGTGGCGCGCCGCCGACGTCTCGCCGTGGGCGGTGCTCGTCAGCGAGTTCATGCTGCAGCAGACGCAGGTCTCGCGAGTCGTGCCCCGGTGGGAGGCGTGGATCGAGCGCTGGCCGACACCGGCCGCCCTCGCCGCGGAGCCGCCGTCGGAGGCGGTGCGTGCGTGGGATCGACTGGGCTATCCGCGCCGGGCGCTCTGGCTCCACCGCGCGGCGGTCGAGATCGTCGAGCGGCACGGCGGCGAGGTGCCCGCCGACCTCGATGCGCTCCTCGCACTGCAGGGCATCGGCCCGTACACGGCGCGCGCGATCGCCGCGTTCGCCTTCGGGCTGCGGGTGCCGGTCGTCGACACCAACACGCGACGGGTCATCGCGCGGTCCGTCTCAGGGCAGGCCGAGCCCGGGCCGCCGTCGACGAAGCGGGACCTCGCCGCGATGGCGGAGCTGCTCCCCCGCGACGACGACACCGCGCGCCGGTTCAACGCCGGCGCGATGGAACTCGGCGCGACGGTGTGCACGGCGCGGGCGCCCGAGTGCGACTCGTGCCCGATCGCCGGCTCCTGCGCATGGCGCGCCGCCGGCTATCCCGCCTACGCGGGCCCCAGGAAGGCCGTGCAGGCCCGTTTCGCCGGCTCCGACCGCCAGGTGCGTGGGCTCGTCATGCGTGAGCTGCGAGCGGCGCACCGCCCGGTCGGGCGCGCCGAACTCGAGCCCGTCTGGGCCGATTCCGCTCAGCTCGATCGTGCACTCACGACGCTCGTCGCGGACGGACTCGCCGTACGCGACGTCGAGGGCTATCGACTGCCCGAGGGCTGA
- a CDS encoding nucleoside/nucleotide kinase family protein, with amino-acid sequence MRLVTTPRVTFLRSIADEVLQHHGRGRTIVAIDGPLRSGKTALADDLAAVLAERDHAVFRASMEGFHRSREAQAAFGADTPERYYRYGFDESALRRVLVEPFRLGGSTAFVTRVWDPTRDAWVEPKWITGPEDAMLLLDGRFVLRPRLADLWDVRIALDGDPVDPADRIAYAESDPRLAASVVIDDTDPEHPRRVVDQR; translated from the coding sequence ATGAGGCTCGTCACCACGCCCCGGGTCACCTTCCTGCGTTCCATCGCCGACGAGGTGCTGCAGCATCACGGCCGTGGGCGCACGATCGTCGCGATCGACGGGCCGCTGCGGAGCGGCAAGACGGCGCTCGCCGACGATCTCGCGGCGGTGCTCGCGGAGCGCGACCATGCGGTGTTCCGCGCGAGCATGGAGGGCTTCCACCGTTCGCGCGAGGCGCAGGCGGCGTTCGGCGCCGACACTCCCGAGCGCTACTACCGCTACGGCTTCGACGAGTCGGCGCTGCGCCGCGTGCTGGTCGAGCCGTTCCGCCTCGGCGGCTCGACGGCATTCGTGACGCGCGTCTGGGATCCGACCCGCGACGCGTGGGTGGAGCCGAAGTGGATCACGGGCCCCGAGGATGCGATGCTCCTGCTCGATGGGCGGTTCGTACTGCGCCCGCGGCTCGCGGACCTCTGGGACGTGCGGATCGCCCTCGACGGCGACCCGGTCGACCCCGCCGACAGGATCGCCTACGCGGAGAGCGACCCGCGCCTCGCGGCATCCGTCGTGATCGACGACACCGACCCCGAGCACCCTCGACGCGTCGTCGACCAGCGCTGA